From Vigna unguiculata cultivar IT97K-499-35 chromosome 5, ASM411807v1, whole genome shotgun sequence, the proteins below share one genomic window:
- the LOC114184536 gene encoding uncharacterized protein LOC114184536, whose product MWRKIIIPKFNGANDPEAYLAWEMKLDQIFNSYDYEDDDKVLMASLEFEGYAMNWWNQITVDKARRRRLSISTWEQLKVAMKERFVPPYYKKEIFNKLQRLTQGNKSVKEYVQEMEVTLMKAEVEETHMATMARFLNGLNRKIQDVVEMHHYETLEDLIHQTTRVEQQLKRRSAYRKSSTSWSLRDKEKYKKEGATSTIPKSKEKESSNGKVTSQAKNDDSSHSSAIKSFKCLGRGHIAAECPNKRTMMLLANGEYISEPSAGESSESSNSDEEEKECEVPPLEGDLLMVRQLLGSMNKEEDETQRINIFHSRCMVLGNVCSLIIDGGSCTNVASKQLVEKLGLVTSIHPSPYALQWLSEDGELVVDKKANIAFSMGMEQLLKEYHDVFPQDIPHGLPPQRGIEHNIDLIPGASLPNRPAYKSNPEEIKEIQKQMEKLLEKGWILEISSKGVQVDEEKLKAIRDWPIPKNASEKGHHIAYFNERLKGAVGNYSTFDKELYALVRALHT is encoded by the exons ATGTGGAGGAAGATTATAATTCCTAAATTTAATGGAGCTAATGACCCGGAAGCCTATTTGGCATGGGAAATGAAACTTGACCAAATCTTCAACTCTTACGattatgaagatgatgataagGTGCTTATGGCTTCCTTGGAGTTTGAAGGTTATGCTATGAATTGGTGGAATCAAATCACCGTGGACAAAGCTAGAAGAAGGCGGTTGTCAATTTCTACATGGGAGCAATTAAAGGTAGCTATGAAGGAAAGATTTGTGCCtccttattataaaaaagagatcTTCAACAAATTACAAAGACTTACACAAGGAAATAAGAGTGTTAAAGAGTATGTTCAAGAGATGGAGGTCACCTTGATGAAAGCTGAAGTTGAAGAAACACATATGGCTACAATGGCTAGATTCTTGAATGGATTAAATAGGAAGATTCAAGATGTGGTGGAAATGCACCATTATGAGACCTTGGAGGATCTTATTCACCAAACCACCAGAGTGGAACAacaactcaagagaagaagcgCCTATAGGAAGTCATCCACCTCATGGTCATTGAGAGATAAGGAGAAATATAAGAAGGAGGGGGCTACTTCTACCATTCCTAAATCTAAGGAAAAGGAGTCCTCAAATGGAAAAGTAACTTCTCAAGCTAAAAATGATGATTCTTCACATTCTAGTGcaataaaatcttttaaatgtttgggtagAGGACATATCGCAGCTGAATGTCCCAACAAAAGAACTATGATGTTGTTGGCGAATGGTGAGTACATTAGTGAGCCTTCCGCGGGTGAATCATCTGAATCATCTAATAGTGATGAGGAGGAAAAAGAGTGTGAAGTCCCCCCTTTGGAGGGAGATCTCTTGATGGTTAGGCAATTGTTAGGTAGTATGAACAAGGAGGAAGATGAGACccaaagaataaatatttttcattctcGATGTATGGTTTTGGGAAATGTGTGTTCCCTCATCATTGACGGAGGTAGTTGTACAAATGTAGCAAGTAAACAGCTCGTGGAGAAGCTTGGTTTAGTGACATCTATACACCCTAGTCCTTATGCTTTGCAATGGTTGAGTGAGGATGGAGAATTGGTGGTAGATAAGAAGGCGAACATTGCTTTTTCTATGG GTATGGAACAACTTCTCAAAGAATATCATGATGTCTTTCCTCAAGACATCCCTCATGGTTTACCTCCTCAAAGGGGTATTGAGCATAATATAGATCTCATTCCGGGTGCATCCCttcctaataggccagcctataagAGTAATCCAGAAGAAATCAAAGAGATACAGAAACAAATGGAGAAACTTTTGGAAAAAGGATGGATTCTGGAAA TTAGCTCAAAAGGGGTacaagttgatgaagaaaaacTCAAAGCCATTAGGGACTGGCCCATCCCTAAGAATGCAAGTGAG AAAGGGCATCATATAGCCTATTTCAATGAACGGTTGAAAGGGGCGGTGGGAAACTATTCCACTTTTGACAAAGAGTTATATGCCCTTGTTAGAGCTTTGCATACTTGA